The Streptomyces sp. NBC_00224 genome has a window encoding:
- a CDS encoding carbohydrate ABC transporter permease has product MTSPATTGSTAAPAGAEPAPRTAATVRTTTAAPAPGRWLSKAAVNGALLLSALYTLFPLVWLVTAATKDTGGLLTGDAFSFKGFDLGHNLSELASYNDGVYLRWYLNSLLYAGGGALVCALISVAAGYAFDKYRFRGKEKLFGVVLLGVLVPSTALALPMYLLASKAGLVNTYWSVLVPVLVNPFGVYLSRVFSASYIPDEALEAARIDGAGELRAFWSIGLRMVMPGFVTVFLFQFTAIWNNFFLPLVMLSDQKLFPLSLGLYAWNSNTHAEPAFYPLVVTGSLLAVLPLVVAFVALQRHWKAGLTAGSVK; this is encoded by the coding sequence ATGACCTCCCCGGCCACCACCGGCTCCACCGCCGCACCCGCGGGCGCCGAGCCCGCTCCCCGTACGGCCGCCACCGTCCGTACCACGACGGCGGCGCCCGCTCCCGGCCGCTGGCTCTCCAAGGCCGCCGTCAACGGCGCGCTGCTGCTCTCCGCCCTCTACACGCTCTTCCCCCTCGTCTGGCTGGTCACCGCCGCCACCAAGGACACCGGCGGGCTGCTCACCGGTGACGCCTTCTCCTTCAAGGGCTTCGACCTCGGCCACAACCTCTCCGAGCTGGCGTCCTACAACGACGGCGTCTATCTGCGCTGGTACCTCAACTCCCTGCTGTACGCGGGCGGGGGCGCGCTCGTCTGCGCGCTGATCAGCGTCGCCGCCGGGTACGCCTTCGACAAGTACCGCTTCCGGGGCAAGGAGAAGCTCTTCGGGGTGGTCCTGCTCGGCGTGCTCGTGCCGTCCACCGCGCTGGCGCTGCCGATGTATCTGCTCGCCAGCAAGGCGGGGCTGGTCAACACCTACTGGTCGGTGCTGGTCCCCGTCCTGGTGAACCCCTTCGGGGTCTACCTCTCCCGGGTGTTCAGCGCGAGCTACATCCCCGACGAGGCGCTGGAGGCGGCGCGGATCGACGGGGCCGGCGAGCTGCGCGCCTTCTGGTCGATCGGGCTCCGGATGGTCATGCCCGGGTTCGTCACCGTGTTCCTCTTCCAGTTCACCGCGATCTGGAACAACTTCTTCCTCCCCCTGGTGATGCTCTCGGACCAGAAGCTCTTCCCGCTGAGCCTCGGTCTGTACGCGTGGAACTCCAACACCCACGCCGAGCCCGCCTTCTACCCCCTCGTCGTCACCGGCTCCCTCCTCGCCGTCCTCCCCCTCGTCGTCGCCTTCGTCGCCCTCCAGCGGCACTGGAAGGCGGGCCTCACGGCGGGCAGCGTCAAGTGA
- a CDS encoding carbohydrate ABC transporter permease — translation MAAKARTTRRTGHRTGAAAGVLLAPFFVLFTAVTVVPIGYAVWLSLFTEKQSGLGFGGAESVFSGLDNYTAALGDRAFRDGFWILLGYCAVYIPLMVIGALALALLLDSGLARARRFFQLALFLPHAVPGIIAALIWVYLYMPGLSPVVGAMRSGGIAFSFFSSGGTLPSVVNIALWEWLGYNMVIFYAALQAIDRSVLEAATVDGAGAWRTALSIKIPLVRASLGMVALFTVIGSLQLFTEPLILNQGSGSAVTSTWTPNMYAYTAAFARNDYGLAAAAAVLLALTAALLSFAVTRLTTRKGARA, via the coding sequence GTGGCAGCGAAGGCCCGGACCACCCGCCGCACGGGACACCGCACGGGCGCCGCCGCGGGCGTCCTGCTCGCTCCCTTCTTCGTCCTGTTCACCGCGGTGACGGTGGTGCCGATCGGATACGCGGTCTGGCTGAGCCTGTTCACCGAGAAGCAGTCGGGGCTGGGGTTCGGCGGCGCCGAGTCCGTCTTCAGCGGGCTCGACAACTACACCGCCGCCCTGGGCGACCGGGCCTTCCGCGACGGCTTCTGGATCCTGCTCGGCTACTGCGCCGTCTACATCCCCCTGATGGTCATCGGGGCGCTCGCCCTCGCCCTGCTGCTCGACTCGGGGCTCGCCCGGGCCCGCCGCTTCTTCCAGCTGGCGCTCTTCCTGCCGCACGCCGTGCCGGGCATCATCGCCGCGCTGATCTGGGTGTACCTCTACATGCCCGGCCTCAGCCCGGTCGTCGGCGCGATGCGCTCCGGCGGCATCGCCTTCAGCTTCTTCTCCTCCGGCGGCACCCTCCCCTCGGTGGTCAACATCGCGCTGTGGGAGTGGCTCGGCTACAACATGGTGATCTTCTACGCGGCCCTCCAGGCCATCGACCGCTCCGTCCTGGAGGCGGCCACGGTGGACGGCGCGGGCGCCTGGCGCACCGCGCTCAGCATCAAGATCCCGCTGGTCAGGGCCTCGTTGGGGATGGTCGCGCTGTTCACCGTCATCGGCTCGCTCCAGCTGTTCACCGAGCCGCTGATCCTCAACCAGGGCTCCGGCTCGGCGGTCACCTCCACCTGGACACCCAACATGTACGCCTACACCGCGGCCTTCGCCCGCAACGACTACGGCCTCGCCGCGGCCGCGGCCGTCCTGCTCGCCCTCACCGCGGCGCTGCTCTCCTTCGCCGTCACCCGCCTCACCACCCGGAAGGGGGCGCGGGCATGA
- a CDS encoding ABC transporter substrate-binding protein translates to MSRSWTRSTAAVSAVTALALLTACGGGDGDSSDAGKGTADKPVTLTFWAWQKGSKDVVDAFNASHRNIRVKFEEIPSGNGGGYAKISNAVKAGNAPDLVAVEYPMLPEFVSQGALQDIGSYLTDDVKKKFLPQAVDLTTLGGRSWAVPFDAAPQTYFYRKDFFEKNKIEVPRTWAAFRAAAEQAKEADPKARIATFMPDDPTTFEAMAWQAGAQWFKAEGDTWKLNTSDAATDKVADYWQGLIDDKLVQTAASFSPEWTAALKDGSTVGYLGASWGAGVLKSTLPDQSGKWGIAPVPTWDGKPASGMLGGSTWAVTKGSKKAAAAVEFATWMSTTEDGVRARIAPGTSSAFPADVSLRPAAKKAFDAGFYGGQDIYRLFDGAGASINPRWSWGPTTGTTNTTLKDQFGKVSGGSVTVKGAVKAAHDATVAELKKRGLKVEG, encoded by the coding sequence GTGAGCCGCAGTTGGACCAGATCGACCGCCGCCGTCTCCGCCGTCACCGCCCTCGCCCTGCTCACGGCATGCGGGGGCGGTGACGGCGACTCCTCCGACGCGGGCAAGGGCACCGCCGACAAGCCCGTCACTCTGACCTTCTGGGCGTGGCAGAAGGGGTCGAAGGACGTCGTGGACGCCTTCAACGCCTCGCACCGGAACATCCGGGTCAAGTTCGAGGAGATACCGTCCGGCAACGGCGGCGGCTACGCCAAGATCTCCAACGCCGTGAAGGCGGGCAACGCCCCGGACCTGGTCGCCGTCGAGTACCCGATGCTTCCCGAGTTCGTCAGCCAGGGCGCGCTCCAGGACATCGGCTCGTACCTGACGGACGACGTGAAGAAGAAGTTCCTGCCGCAGGCGGTCGACCTCACCACGCTGGGCGGCAGGAGCTGGGCCGTCCCGTTCGACGCCGCGCCCCAGACGTACTTCTACCGCAAGGACTTCTTCGAGAAGAACAAGATCGAAGTGCCCAGGACGTGGGCGGCGTTCCGCGCCGCCGCCGAGCAGGCGAAGGAGGCCGACCCGAAGGCGCGGATCGCGACCTTCATGCCGGACGACCCGACCACCTTCGAGGCGATGGCCTGGCAGGCCGGCGCCCAGTGGTTCAAGGCCGAGGGCGACACCTGGAAGCTCAACACCTCGGACGCCGCCACCGACAAGGTCGCCGACTACTGGCAGGGGCTGATCGACGACAAGCTCGTGCAGACGGCCGCCTCCTTCAGTCCGGAGTGGACGGCCGCGCTCAAGGACGGCTCGACCGTCGGCTACCTCGGCGCCTCCTGGGGCGCGGGCGTCCTCAAGTCGACCCTGCCCGACCAGAGCGGCAAGTGGGGCATCGCACCGGTGCCCACCTGGGACGGCAAGCCCGCAAGCGGCATGCTCGGCGGCTCGACCTGGGCGGTGACCAAGGGCAGCAAGAAGGCCGCGGCGGCCGTCGAGTTCGCCACCTGGATGTCGACCACCGAGGACGGCGTCAGGGCACGGATCGCGCCGGGCACTTCGAGCGCCTTCCCGGCCGATGTCTCGCTGCGCCCGGCCGCCAAGAAGGCCTTCGACGCGGGGTTCTACGGCGGCCAGGACATCTACCGGCTCTTCGACGGGGCGGGCGCCTCGATCAACCCCCGCTGGAGCTGGGGCCCGACCACCGGCACCACCAACACCACGCTCAAGGACCAGTTCGGCAAGGTCTCCGGCGGCTCGGTCACCGTCAAGGGCGCGGTGAAGGCGGCCCATGACGCCACCGTGGCCGAGCTGAAGAAGCGCGGGCTGAAGGTCGAGGGCTGA
- a CDS encoding substrate-binding domain-containing protein has protein sequence MRESAAERHDRLLELVRRRGSARVSDLAGQLGVSPVTARRDVEALAVRGLLDRVHGKVSWPHQEGAPGIPAPGGPGGGGREVVLGMIAPNATYYFAEVIRGAHEAAAAAGARLILRISDYRPQEDAARAAGLLAAGAEGLLVAPGWKEPHDPAEHGRWITELPVPTVLLERRGVPGGALDDLDRVCSDHGHGVLLSVRHLTGLGHRAPLLVARADSPTALAVRAGYRQALDALGLVAPCPVIDSVPAEADPAGFEAAVRALLAAVRTGEATAALVHNDVDAIRIAQRLGELGIRVPQDLALVAYDDEVAALADIPLTAVAPPKHEVGRYAAQLLIERLRGAPAGPGGQPRRHVDLLPRLRVRSSCGAPRAGGPAATPAVSTSAVPAAASTDPQVV, from the coding sequence GAGTGCTGCTGAACGTCACGACCGACTGCTGGAGCTGGTGCGCCGGCGCGGCTCGGCCCGAGTCTCCGACCTCGCGGGCCAGTTGGGCGTCTCCCCCGTGACCGCGCGGCGGGACGTGGAGGCGCTGGCCGTACGGGGACTGCTCGACCGGGTGCACGGCAAGGTCTCCTGGCCGCATCAGGAGGGCGCGCCCGGGATACCCGCGCCGGGCGGTCCCGGCGGGGGCGGCCGCGAGGTGGTGCTCGGCATGATCGCGCCCAACGCCACGTACTACTTTGCCGAGGTCATCCGGGGTGCGCACGAGGCGGCGGCCGCCGCAGGGGCGCGGCTGATCCTGCGGATCTCGGACTACCGCCCGCAGGAGGACGCGGCCCGGGCGGCCGGGCTGCTGGCCGCCGGGGCCGAGGGGCTGCTGGTCGCGCCGGGCTGGAAGGAGCCGCACGACCCGGCCGAGCACGGGCGGTGGATCACCGAACTGCCGGTCCCGACCGTGCTCCTGGAGCGGCGCGGGGTGCCGGGCGGGGCGCTGGACGACCTGGACCGGGTCTGCTCGGACCACGGGCACGGGGTGCTCCTCTCCGTACGCCATCTGACCGGGCTCGGGCACCGGGCGCCGCTCCTGGTGGCGCGGGCCGACAGCCCGACGGCGCTGGCGGTGCGCGCCGGGTATCGGCAGGCGCTGGACGCGCTGGGGCTCGTGGCGCCGTGCCCGGTGATCGATTCGGTCCCGGCGGAGGCGGATCCGGCGGGGTTCGAGGCGGCGGTGCGGGCGCTGCTCGCGGCCGTCCGCACCGGGGAGGCGACGGCCGCCCTGGTCCACAACGACGTGGACGCGATCCGGATCGCCCAGCGCCTGGGCGAGCTGGGGATACGGGTGCCGCAGGACCTGGCGCTCGTGGCGTACGACGACGAGGTGGCGGCGCTCGCGGACATCCCGCTGACGGCGGTGGCCCCGCCCAAGCACGAGGTGGGTCGGTATGCGGCGCAGCTGCTGATAGAGCGGCTGCGCGGGGCTCCGGCGGGGCCGGGCGGGCAGCCGCGCCGCCATGTGGACCTGCTGCCCCGGCTGCGGGTGCGGTCGTCGTGCGGGGCACCACGGGCGGGCGGGCCCGCAGCCACGCCCGCCGTCTCCACATCCGCCGTACCCGCTGCCGCAAGCACCGACCCTCAAGTGGTCTAG